One Serpentinicella alkaliphila DNA segment encodes these proteins:
- a CDS encoding BlaI/MecI/CopY family transcriptional regulator, translated as MKRAPNITDAEWEVMKLIWNNNPSTSEQIISALSPKMGWSAQTIKTLINRLLKKGIIDFEKEGRIYKYYPLVPREDYIKTENRSFLEKVYDGALSMLVSNFLEEESLSENEIEKIQKILEKKKHENQHNKK; from the coding sequence ATGAAAAGAGCTCCAAATATAACAGATGCAGAGTGGGAAGTGATGAAGCTTATATGGAATAATAATCCTAGCACATCTGAACAAATAATAAGTGCTTTGTCTCCTAAGATGGGATGGTCAGCACAAACCATTAAGACGCTAATAAATAGATTGCTCAAAAAAGGGATAATAGATTTTGAAAAGGAAGGTCGTATTTATAAATACTATCCACTGGTTCCTAGAGAAGATTACATTAAAACTGAAAATAGATCCTTTCTTGAAAAAGTATATGATGGAGCCTTGAGCATGCTTGTTTCTAATTTTTTAGAGGAAGAATCCTTATCTGAGAATGAAATCGAAAAAATTCAGAAGATCCTTGAAAAGAAAAAACACGAAAACCAGCACAATAAAAAATAA
- a CDS encoding M56 family metallopeptidase, with the protein MDILEIVFLHVLYSSLTTSIFIIAYFLVKKSYFQRIGPRYHHTLWMILIIRLLIPINIESSISILNLLPQNNLVILETYVEKNLSKTLTAEENALAYRTWDFDKNQETNYELYIEEKPIYDYLSEYDSAEQGESIIAKESSGELIKVSARIWLFGVLLFTLFFGSTLFMFEGKYKMLRIHSTPELQSLVEESRRKLNIRKPIPVYLSDYIGSPCIRGVFNPCIYLPTDISTKTDHTELQYIILHESAHYKRKDLIYNLITFIAVLIHWFNPIIWFAIKYIRHDREIACDAYVMEIIEEEEIIPYGMTIINSAKGFRSNYNKIYSVSFYEASSLLERRIKMIEKFKKGSFKISIVAIIFCIIIGGMVLTNPSGLDNTNLISTNIAVKDDATQGLEQENLLSKKKEEEPNYKDIIKDMLVLIDPGHGGDDYGAVYTIPNFGEVKEKNLSLEISLLLYNMLRESGVNAELTRQEDAGVPLENRIELVNQLNPSLFVSIHNNFGGASESDMLALLYSSTDRDTSIITGERVAQIIHKELINATKNKTSEITEIPNRLKFSGIKIPAVIIEPAYIVNPSDTKNILIEEFRKKVAGSLHDGIIKVLKEMAVDAQELIKQSEEIGPDGKGQWPVPGYNRIATPYGERIHPISKDKVFYTGIQVPAPRGEKIVAFKDGKVVKSEESKEYGKVIKIDHGNGLETLYANASHHNVSVGDEVKEGQKIAEIGSTGYATGNYLHFEVWVNGKQVNPTDYLR; encoded by the coding sequence ATGGATATTTTAGAGATTGTTTTTTTGCATGTGCTATATTCATCGTTGACTACAAGCATTTTTATAATAGCATATTTTCTTGTTAAAAAGTCCTATTTCCAACGAATTGGACCACGATATCATCATACCTTATGGATGATACTGATTATCAGATTATTGATACCTATCAACATTGAAAGTTCTATTAGCATTTTAAATCTACTTCCACAGAATAATTTAGTAATCCTAGAAACCTATGTTGAAAAAAATCTTTCTAAAACACTTACTGCCGAGGAGAATGCTCTAGCTTATAGAACTTGGGATTTTGATAAAAATCAAGAGACAAATTATGAGCTTTATATTGAGGAAAAGCCCATATACGATTACTTATCAGAATATGATTCTGCAGAGCAGGGGGAAAGCATAATAGCTAAAGAGTCAAGTGGGGAGCTCATAAAAGTATCTGCTAGAATATGGTTGTTTGGAGTGTTGTTATTCACACTATTCTTTGGTAGCACCTTATTTATGTTTGAAGGCAAATACAAAATGTTAAGAATACATTCAACACCTGAGCTACAGTCTTTAGTAGAAGAAAGCAGAAGAAAATTGAATATAAGAAAGCCTATTCCAGTCTATTTAAGTGATTATATAGGAAGTCCATGTATTCGAGGAGTCTTTAATCCATGTATTTATCTGCCAACAGATATTTCTACTAAGACTGACCATACTGAACTTCAGTATATAATCCTGCATGAATCGGCTCATTACAAGAGAAAAGATTTAATTTATAATTTGATTACTTTTATTGCAGTCTTAATTCACTGGTTTAATCCTATCATATGGTTTGCAATTAAGTATATTAGGCATGATAGGGAGATTGCCTGTGATGCGTATGTGATGGAGATAATAGAAGAAGAAGAAATCATACCCTATGGGATGACCATTATTAATTCAGCTAAGGGATTTAGGAGCAATTATAATAAGATTTATTCAGTAAGCTTTTATGAAGCAAGCAGCTTACTGGAAAGGAGAATAAAAATGATAGAAAAGTTCAAAAAAGGATCCTTTAAAATATCTATAGTAGCTATTATTTTTTGCATAATCATAGGGGGAATGGTTCTGACTAACCCATCTGGTCTTGATAACACAAATCTTATAAGTACAAATATAGCTGTAAAGGATGATGCTACACAGGGATTAGAACAAGAGAATTTGTTGAGTAAGAAAAAGGAAGAAGAACCTAACTATAAAGATATTATTAAAGATATGCTTGTACTCATTGATCCTGGGCATGGGGGAGATGACTATGGGGCGGTTTATACCATCCCTAATTTTGGTGAGGTAAAGGAGAAGAATCTAAGCCTTGAAATATCACTTTTACTATATAATATGTTAAGAGAATCAGGAGTCAATGCTGAATTGACTCGTCAAGAGGATGCTGGAGTACCCTTGGAGAATAGAATAGAATTGGTGAACCAGCTTAATCCTTCTCTATTTGTAAGCATTCACAATAATTTTGGGGGAGCGTCTGAAAGTGATATGTTGGCTCTGCTGTACTCTTCAACAGATAGAGATACAAGCATAATAACAGGGGAAAGAGTGGCTCAAATTATACATAAAGAGCTGATTAATGCAACCAAGAATAAAACCAGTGAAATAACAGAAATACCTAATAGACTGAAATTTAGTGGTATTAAAATACCGGCAGTCATTATTGAACCAGCCTATATCGTAAACCCTTCTGATACCAAAAACATTTTGATAGAAGAATTTAGAAAGAAAGTTGCAGGCTCTTTACACGATGGTATTATAAAAGTTTTGAAAGAGATGGCTGTGGATGCACAAGAATTAATTAAGCAGAGTGAAGAAATAGGACCTGATGGCAAAGGGCAATGGCCAGTGCCAGGGTATAATAGAATTGCTACTCCCTATGGAGAAAGAATACATCCTATTTCAAAGGATAAAGTATTTTATACAGGAATACAGGTTCCAGCTCCTAGAGGAGAAAAGATTGTTGCTTTTAAAGATGGAAAGGTGGTTAAGTCCGAGGAATCAAAGGAGTATGGAAAAGTAATTAAGATTGACCATGGAAATGGCTTGGAGACGCTATATGCTAATGCATCACATCATAATGTATCTGTTGGAGATGAAGTAAAAGAAGGGCAAAAGATTGCAGAAATAGGTAGCACTGGGTATGCAACGGGAAATTATCTTCATTTTGAGGTGTGGGTTAATGGAAAACAAGTAAATCCTACTGATTATTTGAGGTAA
- a CDS encoding DUF4179 domain-containing protein has translation MNDKLREKIVKEDFIMPDSTSKKLDDFVNKLPNKRVFYLKKFMTVASLLLVFTIVSIAGAYANGYRLNDIYHLFSFYPSGKDLSEYVVINNTSVQSKGITVTINESILDENNLILSMTVKNYTAFEKSDSYNDLAVGVIEGFVDDTLVFNSGSGYGEFIDQHTYNMSIHHMINTNNLPAEFGLKYVIKTINDINGNWTFHLDLNKESINNASKIVNLNEIIDFQEGKVVINKAAFTPISTRISLLGSAELPAPKFPDDPLRDGFIVYNQDGTEIPFIGIDYNIDSNGNYMASIECDPVDTPPSSLTLIPYRRIFSDSNKEISAKIKPNTLPIVLTRDSGTTISISKIEDSKDGSLISFIFDLVSPDNGPTFVIYDETGDIIEPKSTITNKKVGSRIEATLLYSKLSEDKEYVIILENSYIFEIYENEKIVIPIE, from the coding sequence ATGAATGATAAATTAAGAGAAAAGATAGTAAAAGAAGATTTTATTATGCCAGATAGTACCTCTAAAAAATTAGATGATTTTGTTAATAAGCTACCGAATAAAAGAGTTTTTTATTTGAAGAAATTCATGACTGTAGCATCTTTACTACTGGTGTTCACCATTGTATCTATTGCTGGAGCCTATGCAAATGGTTATAGGCTGAATGATATATATCACTTATTTAGCTTCTACCCTTCAGGCAAGGATCTCTCGGAGTATGTTGTTATTAATAATACCTCTGTACAATCGAAAGGTATTACGGTAACTATAAATGAATCTATCTTAGATGAAAATAATCTTATATTAAGTATGACTGTAAAGAATTATACAGCCTTTGAGAAATCTGATTCATATAATGATCTTGCAGTTGGAGTTATAGAAGGATTTGTGGATGACACATTAGTTTTTAACTCTGGGTCTGGTTATGGGGAATTCATAGATCAACATACCTATAATATGTCTATACATCATATGATAAATACTAATAATCTTCCTGCTGAATTTGGTTTGAAATATGTAATTAAAACGATTAATGATATTAATGGTAATTGGACTTTCCATTTAGATTTAAACAAAGAATCTATAAACAACGCTAGTAAGATTGTTAATTTAAATGAAATAATAGATTTTCAAGAGGGTAAAGTGGTAATTAACAAGGCAGCATTTACACCTATTAGCACAAGAATTTCCCTATTGGGTTCAGCTGAACTACCTGCTCCTAAGTTTCCAGATGATCCTTTAAGGGATGGTTTTATAGTTTACAATCAGGACGGTACAGAAATACCTTTCATAGGTATAGATTACAATATCGACAGTAATGGAAATTATATGGCTTCTATTGAATGTGATCCAGTAGATACCCCACCCTCGTCCCTAACATTAATACCATATAGGCGAATCTTTAGTGATTCTAATAAAGAAATCTCTGCAAAGATAAAGCCTAACACACTACCTATTGTCTTAACTCGGGATTCTGGAACCACTATATCCATTAGTAAAATTGAAGATTCTAAAGATGGTTCCTTGATATCCTTTATATTTGATTTGGTTTCACCCGATAATGGACCAACGTTTGTAATCTATGATGAAACTGGCGACATCATTGAACCAAAGTCAACTATTACTAATAAAAAAGTTGGCTCTCGTATAGAAGCTACACTTTTATATTCCAAACTTTCAGAAGATAAGGAATATGTAATCATATTGGAGAATTCCTATATCTTCGAGATATATGAAAATGAAAAGATAGTAATTCCTATAGAGTAG
- a CDS encoding RNA polymerase sigma factor, protein MEFTEQCQLGSATSLTVIKAIQGNKSAFSILFKEYYNTSYRVSRSILKKDSDIEDALQEAAIKAYKSIIKLKDADLFKSWFIRIVINESYNVLKRKTHLPLDTLTNCTSTPNEICNDIDIKNAILNLDDDLRLVTVLYYYEDLSIKSISKLLNIPEGTVKSRLSRARNKLYDILSIEEDI, encoded by the coding sequence TTGGAATTCACAGAACAATGTCAATTAGGTTCCGCTACGAGCCTTACTGTTATAAAAGCTATTCAAGGTAATAAATCAGCATTTTCTATTTTGTTTAAGGAGTACTATAATACTTCTTATCGTGTATCACGCTCTATTCTCAAAAAAGATAGCGATATTGAGGATGCCCTACAAGAAGCTGCTATTAAAGCCTACAAAAGCATTATCAAATTAAAAGATGCCGATCTATTTAAGTCTTGGTTTATACGTATTGTTATCAATGAAAGCTATAATGTCCTTAAAAGAAAGACACACCTCCCCCTAGATACTTTAACAAATTGCACATCTACTCCTAATGAGATTTGTAATGATATAGATATAAAGAATGCAATTTTAAATCTAGATGATGACCTAAGACTTGTCACAGTCCTTTATTACTATGAAGATTTATCGATAAAGTCTATATCAAAACTTCTTAATATCCCAGAGGGAACAGTAAAATCAAGGCTTTCGCGCGCAAGGAACAAGCTTTATGATATTTTGAGTATTGAGGAGGATATTTAA
- a CDS encoding helix-turn-helix transcriptional regulator: MDRVRADRLLSIILILSKKAIVTGKELAKHFDVSVRTIYRDIDKISEAGIPVAAIGGKSGGFYIMENYKLDDLYFNKGELHTLMEVLNSLNIVFGNNHQFNDIVLKLQSIYENEKDKNNKLNIDMSHFSMESELKEFLYIINQGIEESRLLVFKYINRNLELAERNVEPTRIEFSYGQWYVTGYCRNRSDYRKFKLVRMKNLSLGDSFVKRDIMEEKLDEIFRRSDETNNVNVKLKFSSKIGEQLTEYFFKDNIKKDREGYFIVEEPFPYDEGLIKFILGFGCECEVIEPNYLREDTKKYLKRILENYND; this comes from the coding sequence GTGGATAGAGTGAGGGCAGATAGATTACTTTCTATTATTCTTATATTATCAAAAAAAGCTATAGTTACAGGAAAAGAGCTTGCTAAACACTTTGATGTGTCAGTAAGAACAATATATAGAGACATCGATAAAATTTCCGAGGCTGGTATACCTGTTGCAGCAATTGGAGGTAAGTCTGGTGGATTTTATATAATGGAAAATTATAAGCTAGATGATCTATACTTCAATAAAGGAGAGCTACATACTTTAATGGAGGTGCTAAATAGCTTAAATATCGTTTTTGGGAATAACCATCAGTTTAATGACATCGTCCTTAAACTTCAGAGCATCTATGAAAATGAAAAGGATAAAAATAACAAACTAAATATAGATATGTCGCATTTTAGTATGGAGAGTGAATTAAAAGAGTTTTTATACATAATCAATCAAGGAATAGAAGAAAGTAGATTATTGGTGTTTAAATATATCAATAGGAATTTGGAACTTGCAGAGAGAAATGTGGAGCCTACTAGAATAGAATTCTCTTATGGTCAGTGGTATGTAACTGGATACTGCAGAAATAGAAGTGACTATAGGAAATTTAAGCTGGTGAGGATGAAGAACCTAAGCTTAGGTGACAGTTTTGTTAAAAGAGATATAATGGAGGAGAAACTAGACGAAATATTTCGTAGAAGCGATGAGACTAATAATGTAAATGTGAAGTTGAAATTTAGTAGCAAAATAGGGGAGCAGTTAACAGAATACTTTTTTAAGGATAACATAAAGAAAGACAGAGAAGGTTATTTTATTGTTGAGGAGCCTTTTCCATATGATGAGGGACTAATTAAGTTTATACTAGGTTTTGGATGTGAGTGTGAAGTAATAGAGCCCAATTATTTAAGAGAAGATACAAAAAAGTACTTAAAAAGAATATTAGAAAATTATAATGACTGA
- a CDS encoding MBL fold metallo-hydrolase, translating into MKVQFGGHVIEIIPYPGHSICTSIVKINDEYIHVADELMFSNKGEPILPCMTKEDVRRQWESIIQLERISQIYFYTHNGKSLIRVNDKKFENRNILFTSSKIYA; encoded by the coding sequence GTGAAGGTTCAGTTTGGAGGTCATGTAATTGAAATCATACCATACCCAGGACATTCAATATGCACTAGTATTGTTAAAATAAATGATGAGTATATACATGTAGCAGATGAATTAATGTTCTCTAATAAAGGAGAACCAATATTACCATGTATGACAAAAGAAGATGTAAGAAGGCAATGGGAGTCAATTATTCAATTGGAAAGGATATCTCAAATATACTTTTATACACATAATGGAAAATCCCTTATTAGAGTTAATGATAAGAAATTTGAAAATAGAAATATTCTATTTACTAGCTCAAAAATATATGCCTGA
- a CDS encoding phosphotriesterase family protein, which translates to MIYTVRGPIDKTQMGRTLSHEHLDWIFDQNFASRMYFGKQYDEDYNQKIFDKVLPIISGLREAGCQTIVEASPPLGGQNLKLLYDLSFKTNINIIASTGINITKYAYHIFPEKFEEQLAKKWIQDFEEGLDVIDNVCIKPGHIKLLLERGGVNNVDKAMLKAAAIACKATGMSIHCHVLEAEHMPKVMKILEKMEVPPHKFVWAHADYESNREMILEVVKKGYWIGFDTIQAGKYEERKELIDHALEHNYSHQVILSEDYDFYAESKKKDGIERYCAFFNVFVPYCIENGIPQDVIESMIVDNPARFYDI; encoded by the coding sequence ATGATTTATACAGTAAGAGGACCAATTGATAAAACACAAATGGGTAGAACACTATCCCATGAGCATCTAGATTGGATATTTGATCAAAATTTTGCAAGCAGAATGTATTTTGGCAAACAGTATGATGAGGACTATAATCAGAAAATATTTGATAAAGTGTTACCAATAATAAGTGGATTAAGGGAGGCAGGATGTCAAACCATCGTGGAAGCTTCACCTCCTCTTGGAGGACAAAATTTAAAACTGTTATATGATCTGTCCTTCAAAACCAACATCAATATCATTGCCAGCACAGGAATAAACATCACTAAGTATGCATATCATATTTTCCCTGAAAAATTTGAAGAGCAACTAGCTAAAAAGTGGATTCAAGACTTTGAGGAAGGTCTAGATGTGATTGATAATGTATGCATAAAACCTGGACATATTAAATTGCTTCTTGAACGAGGCGGCGTTAATAATGTGGACAAGGCTATGCTCAAGGCTGCTGCTATAGCCTGTAAAGCCACTGGAATGTCGATACACTGTCATGTATTGGAGGCAGAGCATATGCCAAAAGTTATGAAGATCCTAGAGAAAATGGAAGTACCACCCCATAAATTTGTCTGGGCCCATGCAGATTATGAAAGTAATCGTGAAATGATTTTGGAAGTTGTTAAGAAGGGGTATTGGATTGGATTTGATACGATACAAGCAGGTAAATATGAAGAAAGAAAAGAACTTATTGATCATGCCCTAGAGCATAATTATAGCCATCAAGTGATACTATCCGAGGATTATGATTTTTATGCAGAGAGTAAAAAGAAAGATGGGATAGAAAGATATTGTGCCTTTTTCAATGTATTTGTACCATATTGTATAGAAAATGGTATCCCCCAAGATGTGATAGAAAGCATGATCGTGGACAATCCTGCACGATTCTACGATATTTAG